In Nomia melanderi isolate GNS246 chromosome 4, iyNomMela1, whole genome shotgun sequence, the following are encoded in one genomic region:
- the Yip1d1 gene encoding yip1 domain-containing 1, producing MSGYTGLENYLGQPVQGQYNFDPSDFGQPNQQFEFQTYSDQQSESYSSYNQKSFLNPTPNTYGSDMYNHDDFTKGSNGFVDEEEEPPLLEELGIDPKRILQRTLAVLNPFHKRGELDDANYLLQDSDLAGPVAFCIVFAACLSLSDSKANFSYVYGLAVTFCIFMYILLSLMSHRSNITLSSIASVLGYCLLPIVVLASFSIFTTLKGSIGLSLAILAVVWATLSSSRLLTTICGEENQRPLIAYPCILIYGAFTTTVIF from the exons ATGTCTGGTTATACTGGCTTAGAAAATTATTTGGGCCAACCAGTCCAAGGACAGTATAATTTCGATCCTTCTGATTTTGGTCAACCTAACCAACAATTCGAGTTTCAGACATATAGTGACCAACAATCTGAGAGTTATTCCTCTTATAACCAAAAAAGTTTTTTAAACCCCACTCCAAATACATACGGTAGTGATATGTATAATCATGATGACTTTACAAAAG GATCAAATGGATTTgtagacgaagaagaagaacctCCACTCTTGGAAGAACTGGGTATAGACCCTAAACGAATATTACAAAGAACATTGGCTGTATTAAATCCATTTCACAAAAGAGGAGAACTTGATGATGCAAACTATCTACTTCAGGATTCCGATTTGGCTGGCCCAGTCGCATTCTGCATAGTATTTGCTGCGTGTTTATCATTGTCAGATTCAAAAGCTAATTTCAGTTATGTTTATGGCTTAGCCGTGACATTTTGTATATTCATGTACATTCTTTTGTCGCTAATGAGCCATAGAAGCAATATCACATTATCTTCTATAGCATCTGTTTTGGGATATTGTTTACTACCTATAGTAGTACTTGCTAGTTTTAGTATATTCACTACATTGAAAGGGTCTATAGGATTAAGTCTTGCCATATTGGCTGTTGTTTGGGCAACTCTTTCCTCATCTAGATTACTTACTACCATATGTGGAGAAGAAAATCAACGTCCTTTAATTGCTTATCCTTGTATTCTTATTTACGGAGCTTTCACAACAAcagtaatattctaa